Sequence from the Herpetosiphonaceae bacterium genome:
TCGTCGTCAAGGGTGGGTGTGTCGACAGGCCACCATTCAGGCTCACGCGCTGGCAAGCCGCTGCCGAACATCGTCACGCAGCCGGGGGAGCATGGCATAGAGCCGATCGCCGGGGCATTCCGTCGCGTTGAAATCGCGATGTCCAAAGATTCGCCCAGGCCCAAGGCCGTATTGCTGACAGATATAGGCGCAGAGACTCACCAGCTTGTTGTACAGCGCGTCCGGTGGCGTTGCTGACGTATAGGTTCCCTCGTTCTCGATCCCGATCGCCACATCGTTCTGCCCATCGCAGTGCGCGCCCAGGACATGATTGACGCCGTTATCCAGGACGGGGATACTGCGGTGCCGTCCGGCCATGGCGTACCCGCCTCGGCTGATGGTGAAGTGCTGCCCGGTATCGCGCCAGTGCCGTACGTCCATGTGGAAGTTCTGGATGCTGCGCGCGAGCTCAAAGGCATGTGCCTGTGAAAAGTCGCTGCTGTTGGGTCCGGCGGTGTGATGGATCAGAATCTTGTTTGGGCGATGGCTGAGCACGTCAATCGGCTCCGACGGTGGTCGCGCGCCCCATTCGTCGGTGGTGTAGAGGCGCGGTCGGTTCACTGCGGCCTGGGCTGAATCGGGAAGGAGCAGGCCGCTCCCAGCAAGGACGACACCAGCTCCGACGCCAAACGTTGTTTTGAGCAGGGTTCGACGAGAGACACGGCAATCATCGCACATGTGGGTACCTCCATGAATAGCATAGATGAGTGGGACTGGTTTGGTGGGGCGCTGCTGGTGGAAACCATCAGTGCTGGTCTGAACAGACCTCGGCGGACGTAGTCGATGGAACGGGACGGGTTCTAAACGGTTGTTAACTATCTCTGATGGATTAAACCATACCGCTGGAGGAAAGAAAACCGGTCAAGGGGTACAAAAAGGGGTACAGTTGCGGGTGCTGCCGCTGTGCATCCCAGCGCCTAGCGCCTCGTACGGGCGCACCGGAGCATCTCACGGTTGATGGAGAGGGCGTGGCGCGCGAGCTGAGCTGTCACGGCTGCGCAGGCGGGGCGCCGATTGGTGGAAGATCCTTGCAGGATACGCTATACTACACAGACCCCCCTTTACTATTTTTCACAAATATGGAGGTCGCTCCTGGCCGTGCTCGATCCGGCTTCATCGTACCGATTGGCATCAGCCTGACATGACCTGCCCTCCGGACGCCGTCCGGCGGCGGCGCGGAAAAGCACCAGGCCGCTGCCAGCCAGATCAAGGCAGGTTGTCTCATGCCGTCAGGCATTCATGCCCGATGAACGCGA
This genomic interval carries:
- a CDS encoding peptidoglycan recognition family protein; amino-acid sequence: MNRPRLYTTDEWGARPPSEPIDVLSHRPNKILIHHTAGPNSSDFSQAHAFELARSIQNFHMDVRHWRDTGQHFTISRGGYAMAGRHRSIPVLDNGVNHVLGAHCDGQNDVAIGIENEGTYTSATPPDALYNKLVSLCAYICQQYGLGPGRIFGHRDFNATECPGDRLYAMLPRLRDDVRQRLASA